AAATAAACTGAAATTTCCGGATTTGGACATTCGTTTTTTTTCCTGTCAAAATTGTTCAGGACCAGAAAAGTCCTTTAAAGAACAGGAAAAACATCGTGCCTGAAATCAGAATTTTGATGAAAGTGGCTACCAGGAATCCGATGAACGAACCAAATCCTGCCCGAAACATTTCTTTGGAGCGCTTTCCTGCGTACATTTCGCCGACGATGGCTCCGGCAAATGGACCGAGAATGAAGCCGATTGGTGGGAAAAATAGTCCAACGAACAGTCCGATGATGCTGCCCCAGACTCCGTATTTACTACCGCCGAATCGTTTGGTTCCCCAGATAGGAATCACATAGTCGAGAATGGTAACCACCAGGGCAACAATTCCCCAGATGATGAAAAACCGAGTGGAAAAGGTTACCCTGTCGGAAAAACTGAGGACAACCAGGCCCAGATAGGAAAGGGTGGGACCGGGTAATGCAGGCAGAATGCAACCTATCAGGCCAACCAACATCAGGATGGCACTGATAGTGATAAGAACATAGTCCATTAATCGGGCGTATTAGTTCAGGGAATTGTAATAATTAA
This Prolixibacter sp. NT017 DNA region includes the following protein-coding sequences:
- a CDS encoding DUF456 domain-containing protein, translated to MDYVLITISAILMLVGLIGCILPALPGPTLSYLGLVVLSFSDRVTFSTRFFIIWGIVALVVTILDYVIPIWGTKRFGGSKYGVWGSIIGLFVGLFFPPIGFILGPFAGAIVGEMYAGKRSKEMFRAGFGSFIGFLVATFIKILISGTMFFLFFKGLFWS